The following is a genomic window from Motilibacter rhizosphaerae.
CGTCACCCTCGACGAGGCGCTCGCCGACTGGGAGAGCGTCGACCTCATCAAGATCGACGTCGAGGGCGCGGAGTACGCCGTCTGGCAGGGGATGGCCGACGTGCGCCGCCGCTCGCCGGACCTCGCGATCGTCCTCGAGTTCAACGCCAGCTCCTACGACGACCCGCAGGGGTTCCTCGACGAGGTGCGCGGCGAGGGCTTCGCGACGTACGAGATCGCCACCGACGGGGGCCTCGCGCCGTTCGTCGACGCGGAGGTCGTCTCCCGCGCGGACTTCTCCATGCTCTGGCTCTCGCGCGAGGACTGACCCCGAGCGCGGGGCTCAAGAGGTCCGCTGCTCCGTCCGAGTGATGGAGCATGACGAGCGACCTCGTGCTCAACCTCGGCGCGTCGGCCGAACCGAAGCTCACCTGGCTCGGCCCGATGCGCAACTTCAGCGGCTTCGGCGACGAGATGCGCCACTACGTGCTGGGGCTGCGCGACCGCGGGCACGCCGTGCGCGCCCTGCCCGTCGCGGACTCGCCGAAGTACATGGCCGGGCTGTCGCCCACGCTGCGGGCGCGCCTCGACGCCGCCGTCGCCGAGCCGGCCCAGGACTGGCCCGTCCTCGTCCAGCACCTCCAGCCGCACACCCTGCGCCACTACGCGGGCGTCGGCTACTACGTCGGCCGCACGATGTTCGAGACGACGTCGCTGCCCGCCGGCTGGGCCGAGCAGGCCAACGGCATGGACGAGCTCTGGGTGCCGAGCGAGTTCAACGTCCAGACCTTCCGCGACGCCGGCGTCACCATCCCGATCCACGTCGTGCCGGAGGGCGTCAGCACCACCCGCTTCCGCCCGGGCCTGCGCCCCCTCGTCACCGAGGGCCTGCGCGGCACCGTCTTCCTCTCCGTCTTCGAGTGGAGCTCGCGCAAGGGCTGGGACGTGCTGCTGCGCGCCTGGGCCGAGGCGTTCGGGCCCGAGGACGACGTCACGCTGCTGCTCCGCTCCTACCCGCTGAGCCACACCTCCGCGCGGCAGGACGAGATCAGCCAGCGCGTCGACGCGTACCTCGCCACGCTGGGGCGCACCCGCGCGGACGTCGCCCCGATCGTCGTGCTCGACCAGTTCGTGGACGACCGGGAGATGCCGCGGCTCTACGCCTCCGCCACCGCGTACGTCGGTCCCAGCCGCGGCGAGGGCTGGGGGCGGCCCTACCTCGAGGCCATGGCCACCGGCCTGCCGACCATCGCCACGCGCTGGAGCGGCAACCTCGCCTTCATGGACGACACCAACTCCCTGCTCGTCGACATCGACGGGCTGGAGACGGTCCCCGCCGACGACGAGATCGCGTTCTTCCGCGGGCAGCAGTGGGCCAGCCCCAGCGTCGCGAGCCTCGTCGGGCACCTGCGCTGGGTCGCCGCCGAACCCGCGGCCGCCGCCGCGCTCGGCGCCCGGGCCCGTGAGGACGTCGTCGCGCGCTGGACCTGGGAGAAGGCGGTCGACGTCGCCGAGCAGCGCTTCCTCGCGATCCGCGAGCACCTCACCCGGCCGCGCCCGCACGCCCCCGGCGGCCCGCGCGTGCGCTGGGTCGGCGAGCAGTTCCAGCACACCAGCCTCAGCCTCGTGAACCGCGCCGTCGTGAGCCGCCTGCTCGACCGCGTCGACGTCGAGTGCCGCACGGTCGAGCGGCCGGCCGTCGACCCGTACGCACCGGAGCTCGCCGCCCTCGCCTCCACCGTCGGCCCCGTGCTCGACGGCGACCCGCAGGTCGAGGTGCGGCACCAGTGGCCGCCGGACTGGTCAGCCCCGGAGCACCAGGGCGCGCTCGTCGCCATCCAGCCGTGGGAGTACGGCGGCCTGCCCGACGCCTGGGTCGAGGGCATGGCCGCGGTGGACGAGGCCTGGGTGCCGACGACCTTCGTGCGCGACTGCTACGTCGCGTCCGGCGTCCCGGCAGCGAAGGTCCACGTCGTCCCCAACGGCGTCGACGTCGACGCCTTCTCCCCGCAGGGCGAGGCGCTGGCGCTGCGCACCACGAAGGGCACGAAGCTGCTCTTCGTCGGCGGCACCATCCACCGCAAGGGCATCGACGTGCTGGTCGCCGCGTACCTGCGCGAGTTCACCCGCGACGACGACGTCTGCCTCGTCGTGAAGACCTTCGGCTCCGGCTCGGTCTACCGCGGGCAGGACATGGACGAGCGGCTCCGCCAGCTCGCCGCCGACCCGTCGCTGCCCGAGATCGAGGTCATCGACCGCGAGCTCGAGCCGCACGAGCTGCCGATGCTCTACCGCGCCTGCGACGTGCTGGTGCACCCGTACCGCGGGGAGGGCTTCGGCCTGCCCATCGCCGAGGCCATGGCGTGCGGGCTGCCCGTCGTCGTCACGGGGGCCGGCGCCGCCGTGGACTTCTGCGACGCGGAGACGGCGTACCTCGTCCCGGCGGAGCCGCAGGCCCTCTCGGGCACGGGGCTGCCGGAGAGCCGGACGGGCTACTTCCTGTACGAGCCCGACGGCGACGCGCTGGCCCGCACGCTGCGCCACGTCGTCGAGCACCCGGCGGAGGCCGCCGTGCGTGCGGCCGCCGGCCGCTCGCGCATCGTCCGTGACTTCAGCTGGGAGCGCGTCGCCGGCCTCGTGGCAGGCCGCCTCGCGGCCCTGGCCGCCGCGCCCGCGACGCGCCTGCGCCCCCTGGGCCTGGAGCTCGACACGCAGGGCAAGCACACCTTCGGGCTGCTGCCCGACTGGACCACCTCCGCCCCGGACGAGGCGCTGCGCACGTTCGTCGCGGC
Proteins encoded in this region:
- a CDS encoding glycosyltransferase family 4 protein; the encoded protein is MTSDLVLNLGASAEPKLTWLGPMRNFSGFGDEMRHYVLGLRDRGHAVRALPVADSPKYMAGLSPTLRARLDAAVAEPAQDWPVLVQHLQPHTLRHYAGVGYYVGRTMFETTSLPAGWAEQANGMDELWVPSEFNVQTFRDAGVTIPIHVVPEGVSTTRFRPGLRPLVTEGLRGTVFLSVFEWSSRKGWDVLLRAWAEAFGPEDDVTLLLRSYPLSHTSARQDEISQRVDAYLATLGRTRADVAPIVVLDQFVDDREMPRLYASATAYVGPSRGEGWGRPYLEAMATGLPTIATRWSGNLAFMDDTNSLLVDIDGLETVPADDEIAFFRGQQWASPSVASLVGHLRWVAAEPAAAAALGARAREDVVARWTWEKAVDVAEQRFLAIREHLTRPRPHAPGGPRVRWVGEQFQHTSLSLVNRAVVSRLLDRVDVECRTVERPAVDPYAPELAALASTVGPVLDGDPQVEVRHQWPPDWSAPEHQGALVAIQPWEYGGLPDAWVEGMAAVDEAWVPTTFVRDCYVASGVPAAKVHVVPNGVDVDAFSPQGEALALRTTKGTKLLFVGGTIHRKGIDVLVAAYLREFTRDDDVCLVVKTFGSGSVYRGQDMDERLRQLAADPSLPEIEVIDRELEPHELPMLYRACDVLVHPYRGEGFGLPIAEAMACGLPVVVTGAGAAVDFCDAETAYLVPAEPQALSGTGLPESRTGYFLYEPDGDALARTLRHVVEHPAEAAVRAAAGRSRIVRDFSWERVAGLVAGRLAALAAAPATRLRPLGLELDTQGKHTFGLLPDWTTSAPDEALRTFVAAFTPADEVCLAVWIDPSSSDDELDRIEERLRAAVEAGTADGHECPDILLVTDALRPGELDRFYRSVDVALTSAPAQAALATSVGTPLLVRPGQEALRASLAQRRVPAGV